The following proteins are co-located in the Caldivirga sp. genome:
- a CDS encoding winged helix-turn-helix transcriptional regulator, with product MVDGSDFSRFTEIELKAISLLSEDSRLSVSELANRIGVSKATASRLVKSLRAKGVKFTIDASHGYPRAFIVTRKRHEGECYRLIDGRYMVIVKASDFNNLIKLINDIKDKESVYVALEPASTVTALPRLICDYCGGPIN from the coding sequence ATGGTTGATGGTTCCGATTTTTCAAGGTTTACGGAAATTGAGTTGAAGGCTATTTCACTGCTTAGCGAGGACTCTAGGTTAAGTGTTTCAGAATTAGCCAACAGGATTGGCGTCAGTAAGGCTACCGCATCAAGGCTGGTTAAGTCCTTAAGGGCTAAGGGTGTTAAATTCACCATTGATGCTTCCCATGGTTACCCAAGGGCATTCATAGTAACTAGGAAGAGGCATGAGGGGGAATGCTATAGGTTAATTGACGGTAGGTACATGGTTATTGTTAAAGCGTCTGACTTCAACAACCTAATTAAACTAATCAATGATATTAAGGATAAGGAGTCAGTATACGTAGCGTTAGAGCCAGCCTCAACAGTAACCGCATTACCTAGGCTTATCTGTGATTACTGTGGTGGACCAATAAATG
- a CDS encoding YHS domain-containing protein yields the protein MAKHVDPVCGMEVEDTVPFKSLYRGRVYYFCSRHCKEAFDREPEKYLKEGPRGMPNA from the coding sequence ATGGCTAAGCACGTTGATCCGGTATGTGGCATGGAGGTTGAGGATACTGTGCCATTTAAATCACTGTACAGGGGGAGGGTTTACTACTTCTGTTCACGTCATTGTAAGGAAGCCTTCGATAGGGAGCCTGAAAAGTACCTGAAGGAGGGGCCTAGGGGCATGCCTAATGCGTGA